In Flavobacterium sp. WV_118_3, one DNA window encodes the following:
- the ilvD gene encoding dihydroxy-acid dehydratase, with translation MKKNKYSALLTQGDNYPAAKAMLYGIGFTDADMDKAQVGIVSMGYDGNPCNKHLNDLAQLVKKGSWEEGLAGLVFNTIGVSDGISNGTDGMRYSLVSREVIADSIEAVCGAQYYDGLIALPGCDKNMPGSIIAMGRLNRPALMVYGGTIAPGYYNGEKLNIVSAFEAFGKKIAGQLSEATYNGIIKNACPGPGACGGMYTANTMASAIEALGMSLPYSASNPAMSFEKRQECLDAGWYLKRLLEQDIKPTDIMTRKAFENAMRLTIILGGSTNAVLHLIAMAKSVGILLTPYDFQKMSDKTPVLADLKPSGTYLMQDIHEQGGIPAVMKYLLREGLLHGDCLTVTGKTVAENLEQVKGLDFTRQSIIKPLTDPIKATGHLRILYGNLAQNGSVAKISGKEGTFFSGPARVFESEKELIASIQNGKIHHGDVIVIRNEGPKGAPGMPEMLKPTSALIGAGFGKSVALLTDGRFSGGTHGFVVGHITPEAYEGGLIAFIQDGDRIAIDAVNNTLELQVSDKEIEIRKQQWKQPKLKVTKGLLYKYALTVSSASEGCVTDA, from the coding sequence ATGAAAAAAAATAAATATTCAGCGCTATTAACGCAAGGTGACAATTATCCGGCAGCCAAAGCCATGTTATACGGGATCGGTTTTACTGATGCTGATATGGACAAAGCACAGGTAGGGATTGTCAGTATGGGATATGATGGAAATCCGTGTAACAAGCACCTGAATGATCTGGCGCAACTCGTAAAAAAAGGAAGCTGGGAGGAAGGATTGGCCGGATTGGTTTTTAATACGATTGGTGTGAGTGACGGTATAAGCAACGGTACCGACGGCATGCGTTATTCACTGGTAAGCCGGGAAGTGATCGCCGACAGTATCGAAGCGGTATGTGGTGCTCAATATTACGATGGTTTGATTGCATTACCGGGTTGTGATAAAAACATGCCGGGGAGTATTATCGCCATGGGACGACTTAACCGACCGGCTTTGATGGTTTATGGCGGGACCATAGCACCGGGTTATTATAACGGAGAAAAACTAAATATTGTTTCGGCCTTTGAAGCGTTTGGAAAAAAAATCGCCGGGCAATTAAGTGAAGCAACGTATAATGGTATTATCAAAAATGCTTGCCCCGGACCCGGAGCCTGTGGCGGAATGTATACGGCCAATACGATGGCTTCGGCAATAGAAGCACTGGGCATGAGTCTGCCGTATTCGGCTTCCAATCCGGCGATGAGTTTCGAAAAGCGACAGGAGTGTCTGGATGCCGGATGGTATTTAAAAAGGCTCTTGGAACAGGATATTAAGCCAACAGATATTATGACCCGTAAAGCCTTTGAAAATGCAATGCGCCTAACGATCATTCTCGGCGGAAGTACCAATGCTGTATTGCATCTGATAGCCATGGCCAAAAGTGTAGGGATACTATTGACTCCGTATGATTTTCAGAAGATGAGCGATAAAACACCGGTTCTTGCCGATTTAAAGCCTAGTGGGACATATCTCATGCAGGATATACACGAACAGGGAGGAATACCGGCAGTAATGAAATATCTACTACGGGAAGGTTTGCTTCATGGGGATTGTCTTACCGTAACCGGAAAAACGGTAGCCGAAAATTTAGAACAGGTTAAAGGACTCGATTTTACCCGACAATCGATCATAAAACCGTTAACAGATCCGATTAAGGCCACCGGGCATTTAAGAATTTTATACGGCAATCTGGCTCAAAACGGAAGTGTTGCCAAAATCAGTGGAAAAGAAGGTACTTTTTTTAGCGGTCCGGCACGGGTTTTCGAAAGCGAAAAAGAACTGATTGCCAGTATTCAAAATGGAAAAATACACCATGGTGATGTGATTGTAATTCGCAACGAAGGACCAAAAGGTGCGCCGGGTATGCCGGAAATGCTAAAACCAACCAGTGCCTTAATCGGAGCCGGTTTCGGAAAAAGTGTTGCTTTATTAACAGATGGACGGTTTAGCGGAGGGACCCACGGTTTTGTTGTAGGGCATATTACCCCCGAAGCTTATGAAGGTGGATTGATCGCTTTTATTCAGGATGGCGACCGTATTGCTATAGATGCGGTTAATAATACACTGGAATTACAGGTTTCAGATAAAGAAATCGAAATCCGGAAACAACAATGGAAACAACCGAAATTAAAAGTCACAAAAGGATTGTTGTATAAATACGCATTAACGGTATCATCGGCCTCGGAGGGTTGTGTGACAGATGCATAA
- the ilvB gene encoding biosynthetic-type acetolactate synthase large subunit produces the protein MMEKRDIESDEISLSVNRTGSQVILEIFRNEGVTTLFGYPGGAIMPLYDALYDYKGKLEHILVRHEQGAIHAAQGYARVSGKVGVVLATSGPGATNLVTGLADALLDSTPVVCITGQVYAHLLGTDAFQEIDVIGITTPVTKWNCQVTDAEELPVVLAKAFYIARSGRPGPVVIDVTKNAQLQKIVFEHYTPCNFLRSYKPIAVPNIECIAQAAMLINMSKRPFAIIGQGVLLGKAEIELRHFIEKTGIPVAWTILGMSAIPTDHPLAVGMVGMHGNYGPNLLTNECDVLIAIGMRFDDRVTGRLDRYATQAKVIHLDIDRAEIHKNVKADIPVCGDCKETLSLLSGLVISNTHKDWYKRFEDCAVIENKKVIQNEIYPSGDELTMGEVIHNLNKLTKGEAIMVTDVGQHQMITCRYAHYKHSKSNITSGGLGTMGFAIPAAIGAYYGAMTRQVIAIMGDGGVQMSIQELGTIMQFKPNIKLLILNNNFLGMVRQWQELFNESRYSCVAIESPDYVQVARGYKIPGKRVEKREDLQNALEQMFHHKGSYLLEVVVGRENNIFPMVPQGKSVSEVVFNKNEI, from the coding sequence ATGATGGAAAAACGCGATATAGAGTCGGATGAGATAAGCTTATCGGTAAATAGAACCGGTAGCCAGGTTATACTCGAAATATTTAGGAATGAAGGAGTTACAACCCTTTTTGGTTATCCGGGTGGTGCTATTATGCCATTATATGATGCTTTGTACGATTATAAAGGAAAACTAGAACACATACTGGTACGCCATGAACAAGGAGCTATTCACGCAGCTCAGGGCTATGCACGGGTATCCGGAAAAGTTGGTGTCGTATTGGCAACCAGCGGACCGGGTGCAACCAATCTGGTTACCGGGCTTGCCGATGCCTTGTTAGACAGTACACCAGTAGTTTGTATTACCGGTCAGGTGTATGCCCATCTTTTAGGAACTGATGCTTTTCAGGAAATCGATGTGATTGGGATTACCACACCGGTAACCAAATGGAATTGTCAGGTAACCGATGCCGAAGAACTTCCGGTAGTATTAGCTAAGGCATTTTATATAGCCCGATCCGGAAGGCCGGGACCAGTTGTAATTGATGTTACCAAGAATGCCCAATTGCAAAAAATAGTTTTTGAACACTATACACCATGCAATTTTCTCAGAAGTTATAAACCAATAGCCGTTCCGAATATAGAATGTATCGCGCAGGCAGCTATGTTAATCAACATGTCAAAGCGTCCTTTTGCAATTATCGGACAAGGGGTTTTACTGGGAAAAGCAGAAATCGAGTTGCGGCATTTTATTGAGAAAACCGGTATTCCGGTAGCGTGGACAATACTGGGGATGAGTGCGATTCCAACTGATCATCCACTGGCGGTAGGGATGGTTGGGATGCATGGAAATTATGGCCCCAATTTGTTAACGAATGAATGTGATGTGTTGATTGCGATCGGGATGCGTTTTGACGATCGCGTGACAGGCCGTCTGGATCGGTATGCCACCCAGGCAAAAGTAATTCATCTGGATATTGATCGTGCCGAAATCCATAAAAATGTAAAAGCTGATATTCCGGTGTGTGGTGACTGTAAAGAGACGCTATCATTACTAAGCGGACTTGTTATTTCCAATACACACAAGGATTGGTACAAACGCTTTGAGGATTGTGCCGTGATAGAAAATAAAAAAGTAATCCAAAATGAAATTTACCCTTCCGGGGATGAGCTAACAATGGGAGAGGTAATTCACAATCTTAATAAACTGACCAAAGGTGAAGCGATTATGGTTACCGATGTCGGACAGCATCAGATGATAACCTGTCGTTATGCACATTACAAACATTCGAAAAGCAACATCACCAGTGGTGGACTCGGAACGATGGGATTTGCTATTCCTGCTGCTATCGGTGCATATTACGGAGCTATGACACGTCAGGTAATCGCGATTATGGGGGATGGTGGTGTTCAGATGAGCATACAGGAACTGGGAACAATCATGCAATTTAAGCCCAATATAAAGTTACTAATCCTGAACAATAACTTTTTAGGGATGGTGCGGCAATGGCAGGAACTTTTTAACGAAAGTCGCTATTCCTGCGTGGCTATTGAAAGTCCGGATTATGTTCAGGTAGCCCGAGGGTATAAAATTCCAGGAAAACGGGTGGAAAAAAGAGAAGACCTGCAAAATGCATTAGAACAAATGTTTCATCATAAAGGGAGTTACCTGTTGGAAGTCGTAGTAGGAAGAGAAAATAACATCTTCCCGATGGTACCACAGGGAAAAAGTGTATCGGAAGTTGTATTCAATAAAAATGAAATTTAA
- the ilvC gene encoding ketol-acid reductoisomerase: MATLYFGGIAEQVVTREEFSLEHACEVLKDEVVAIIGYGVQGPGQALNLRDNGITVIIGQRKNSKSWDKAIQDGFVPGKTLFEIEAALILGTIICYLLSDAAQIEYWPKVKKHLTSGKALYFSHGFGITFNTHTGIVPPSDVDVFLVAPKGSGTSLRRMFLENRGLNSSYALYQDATGRGRERVIALGIAIGSGYLFETDFKKEVYSDLVGERGTLMGAIQGLFAAQYEVLRKNGHSPSEAFNETVEELTQSLMPLVSENGMDWMYANCSTTAQRGALDWWKRFRDVNLPLFEALYESVATGQEAQQVIDSNSKSDYRIRLEAELSALRESEMWQAGKIVRSLRPENN; the protein is encoded by the coding sequence ATGGCAACATTGTATTTTGGAGGTATAGCAGAGCAGGTCGTTACACGGGAAGAGTTTAGTTTGGAGCATGCGTGTGAGGTATTAAAAGATGAAGTTGTCGCGATAATCGGATATGGAGTACAGGGACCCGGTCAGGCACTAAATCTGCGGGATAACGGTATTACGGTTATCATTGGACAACGGAAGAATTCAAAATCATGGGATAAAGCAATACAGGATGGATTTGTGCCCGGAAAAACCCTGTTTGAGATTGAAGCCGCATTGATTCTGGGGACGATTATTTGTTATTTGTTAAGTGATGCCGCCCAAATTGAATACTGGCCAAAAGTAAAAAAACACCTCACATCGGGTAAAGCCTTATACTTTTCACATGGTTTTGGTATAACTTTTAATACCCATACCGGAATTGTTCCACCGTCGGATGTAGATGTTTTTCTGGTTGCACCAAAAGGTTCGGGAACGTCATTACGCCGAATGTTTTTAGAAAACCGGGGATTAAACAGTAGTTATGCGCTCTATCAGGACGCCACCGGAAGGGGAAGGGAGCGGGTTATAGCTTTGGGTATTGCGATTGGAAGTGGCTACCTGTTTGAAACGGATTTTAAAAAAGAAGTCTATAGCGATCTGGTGGGTGAACGTGGCACTTTAATGGGAGCGATTCAGGGACTTTTTGCGGCACAATATGAAGTATTGCGAAAAAACGGGCATAGTCCATCCGAAGCATTTAATGAAACCGTCGAAGAACTGACGCAGTCGTTAATGCCGTTGGTGTCCGAAAACGGAATGGACTGGATGTATGCCAATTGCAGTACGACGGCCCAAAGAGGAGCGTTGGACTGGTGGAAACGTTTCCGGGATGTGAACCTGCCACTTTTTGAAGCCTTGTACGAGAGTGTAGCCACCGGACAAGAGGCACAGCAGGTTATTGACAGTAATAGTAAATCCGATTACAGAATCCGACTTGAAGCGGAATTATCAGCGTTACGTGAAAGTGAAATGTGGCAGGCGGGAAAAATAGTTCGTAGCCTTAGACCTGAAAACAATTAG
- the ilvA gene encoding threonine ammonia-lyase IlvA, which produces MKSNAYFPKLEAIRMAAGNLKKEIHKTPLQYHTNLSTALKARVSLKREDLQPVRSYKIRGAYNKMISLTAEELQKGIVCASAGNHAQGVALACKKMKAKGTIFMPLTTPKQKLEQVKMFGEEYITIILSGDIFDEAKEAAMAFCREHDAVFIHPFDDPVIIEGQATVALEILEQSKEPIDYVFVPIGGGGLAAGISAIFQMLSPETRVVGVEPEGAASMLKAVESGKPVRLNTISHFIDGAAVQQVGNYTFGICKNTLHDIITVPEGLVCETILSLYNKDAIVVEPAGALSVAALKSYDTEELAGKNIVCIVSGSNNDITRMEEIKEKALLYKQLKHYFLVKFPQRPGALRHFVMDVLGPDDDITYFEYTKKNSKEKGMAIVGIVVKQYQDFESLLFKMKQQGFYVNYLNDKPLLMNLLI; this is translated from the coding sequence ATGAAAAGCAATGCGTATTTTCCAAAACTTGAGGCTATTCGTATGGCAGCGGGTAATTTAAAAAAAGAAATCCACAAAACACCATTGCAGTATCATACGAATTTATCGACGGCATTAAAAGCCAGGGTAAGTCTGAAACGGGAAGACTTACAACCGGTACGTTCCTATAAGATAAGAGGTGCTTATAATAAGATGATTTCGCTTACGGCGGAGGAGTTGCAAAAGGGAATCGTATGTGCCAGCGCTGGCAATCATGCTCAGGGAGTGGCACTGGCTTGTAAGAAAATGAAAGCCAAAGGAACCATTTTTATGCCGCTAACGACTCCAAAACAAAAACTGGAGCAGGTAAAAATGTTTGGAGAAGAGTATATCACGATAATTTTATCGGGAGATATTTTTGATGAAGCCAAAGAAGCCGCTATGGCTTTTTGCAGGGAACACGACGCTGTTTTTATTCACCCGTTTGATGATCCGGTGATTATTGAAGGACAGGCTACTGTGGCATTGGAAATACTCGAACAATCTAAGGAACCGATCGACTATGTTTTTGTGCCAATAGGAGGCGGTGGACTGGCAGCGGGTATCAGTGCCATATTTCAAATGCTTTCGCCGGAAACCCGAGTGGTGGGTGTCGAACCGGAAGGAGCAGCCAGTATGTTAAAAGCCGTCGAAAGCGGCAAACCGGTACGCTTAAATACGATTAGTCATTTTATAGACGGAGCGGCCGTGCAACAGGTCGGTAATTATACATTCGGAATATGTAAGAATACCTTACACGACATTATAACCGTTCCGGAAGGATTGGTTTGCGAAACGATACTTTCGCTTTACAATAAAGATGCGATTGTAGTGGAACCGGCGGGTGCTTTATCGGTTGCGGCACTTAAAAGTTATGATACGGAAGAACTGGCCGGTAAAAATATTGTATGTATTGTTAGCGGAAGCAATAATGACATCACCCGTATGGAAGAAATCAAGGAAAAAGCGTTGTTATACAAACAGTTGAAACATTATTTTCTGGTGAAATTTCCGCAGCGACCGGGGGCTTTGCGTCATTTTGTGATGGATGTATTGGGACCGGACGACGATATTACGTATTTTGAATACACTAAGAAAAATTCAAAAGAAAAAGGAATGGCTATTGTTGGCATTGTTGTCAAACAATATCAGGATTTTGAATCGTTACTGTTTAAAATGAAGCAACAGGGCTTTTATGTCAATTATTTGAATGATAAACCGTTGTTGATGAATTTACTGATTTAA
- a CDS encoding branched-chain amino acid transaminase: MYYDNDTIIYFDGNFVKATEAKTDLYGQSLHYGYAVFEGIKSYKTPNGTQIFKVAEHYDRLRFSAETMHIPFSYTTPELIELSYEILKQNNFSDAYIRPLVISSPNMGLSKAKESQLVIEAWEWNNGYLTNQLRVMTSSYRRPNPEAFHVKAKVSGHYVNSILACQEARDKGFDEALLLDSNGNVAESSGANVFFERSGILFTPPKDNILPGITRAVVIEISKKLEIPVVEKFFKPEMMKGADAAFFCGTAAEIVTLASLDDVPFCKKWGDTYSNQIQKAYNSLVLGKSMDAIGNKIK, translated from the coding sequence ATGTATTATGACAACGACACCATTATCTATTTCGACGGAAACTTTGTAAAAGCCACAGAAGCTAAAACCGATCTTTACGGACAATCGCTTCATTACGGGTATGCTGTATTCGAAGGTATAAAATCGTATAAAACCCCAAATGGCACACAGATTTTTAAAGTTGCGGAGCATTACGACCGTTTGCGGTTTTCGGCCGAAACGATGCACATTCCGTTTTCGTATACTACTCCGGAATTGATTGAATTATCCTATGAAATACTCAAACAGAACAACTTTAGCGATGCTTATATACGCCCTTTGGTAATCAGTTCACCTAATATGGGACTTTCAAAAGCAAAAGAAAGTCAGCTGGTTATTGAAGCATGGGAATGGAATAATGGCTATCTGACCAACCAGTTACGGGTAATGACTTCATCGTATCGCCGACCTAATCCGGAAGCTTTTCATGTCAAAGCCAAAGTAAGTGGGCATTATGTTAATTCAATATTAGCTTGTCAGGAAGCCCGGGATAAGGGATTCGATGAAGCCTTATTGCTCGATAGCAATGGAAATGTTGCGGAAAGTTCCGGAGCGAACGTGTTTTTCGAAAGAAGCGGAATATTATTCACACCGCCAAAAGACAATATTCTTCCGGGAATAACCCGTGCTGTGGTTATTGAAATCAGTAAAAAACTGGAAATTCCGGTAGTGGAAAAATTTTTTAAACCGGAAATGATGAAAGGTGCTGATGCTGCTTTTTTTTGCGGTACGGCAGCCGAAATAGTCACGTTGGCTTCTTTGGATGACGTTCCGTTTTGCAAAAAATGGGGTGATACTTATAGTAATCAGATACAAAAAGCATACAACAGTCTGGTTTTAGGGAAAAGCATGGATGCGATTGGAAATAAAATAAAATGA
- the ilvN gene encoding acetolactate synthase small subunit, with amino-acid sequence MNRKQEFTITIYTENAIGLINRIALLFFKMKINIDSINAGPTEVSDIQRFTIVVVDTDDTIRKLAYLLEKQVDVLKVYYYTNEELIWQEMALYKVPTKIMASKTKGIQILREYKISILVIRKDYTVFEVTGHRDEINELMEVLKPLGLEEFSMSSRIGLSKNRHELHQFMGK; translated from the coding sequence ATGAATCGAAAACAGGAATTTACGATTACAATTTACACCGAAAATGCTATCGGACTTATAAATCGTATTGCGTTATTATTTTTTAAGATGAAAATCAATATCGATAGTATCAATGCCGGACCAACAGAAGTTTCCGATATTCAACGGTTTACGATTGTTGTTGTGGATACCGATGATACTATCCGGAAACTAGCTTATTTATTAGAAAAACAGGTAGATGTTTTAAAAGTCTATTACTATACCAACGAGGAACTTATCTGGCAGGAAATGGCTTTATATAAAGTACCGACAAAAATAATGGCCTCCAAGACAAAGGGGATACAGATTTTACGGGAATACAAGATCAGTATACTGGTCATACGTAAGGATTATACAGTGTTTGAAGTCACCGGACACCGGGATGAAATCAACGAGCTTATGGAAGTTTTAAAACCATTGGGACTGGAAGAATTTTCAATGAGTTCCCGGATAGGGCTATCAAAAAACCGACATGAATTGCATCAATTCATGGGGAAATAA